A genomic window from Brassica oleracea var. oleracea cultivar TO1000 chromosome C8, BOL, whole genome shotgun sequence includes:
- the LOC106307522 gene encoding nucleolar protein 10 — protein MATYGDRLKSTSINGVKLYHVSSAPNVATWLNPKKQRALRKNPQYMQRVELIQDLKFETATTRIKATPDGEYLIASGIYPPQVKVYELGQLALKFERHLDSEIVDFEVLDDDYSKLAFLCADRSIHLHAKYGKHHTLRIPRMGRDMTYDNWSCDLLCAASSPDLYRINLEQGRFLSPLTTQSPALNVVSRSNLHGLVACGGEDGAVECFDMRMKSSAARINAVTHGGDAASEVTAIEFDDSEGLQVAVGSSAGKVFIYDLRTSAPIHVKDHMYESPILSIKWQRTLNTQQPKLITTDKQIVRIWDPNTGEGMTSIQPSGGGINDICVFPGSGLMLLALDSSLIPSYFIPELGPAPKWCSPLENLTEEMEETGQTTIYDNYKFVTKEDLEKLQMTHLIGTDLLKAQMHGYFVNHNLYKKALTVADPFAYDKYLEDKKQKKLEADRSQRITKKRRLPKVNRDLAATLQNEEDAEEEKKSVGDEEAAKKASKKKKLGLSDENFTDGRFGAMFQNPDFQIDPESYEYGVLHPVASSKKQPSLLDEHFEAVTDDDENSDSDASQGLDDESEDGRPSKKSKTPKLFEVKDERHAEAFHHRRSLAKEDSLPMGERVKALENRRGNFGDSKDVKFGPGGSRELSFNARRSSTYKEDRDDEDGDGQRNKRRGVQSLGLKQDVVRGGFRGRGSGGFRGRGGGGSRGRGGGGRGGGGGFRGRGGRGGGRGGRGRGRQ, from the exons ATGGCGACATACGGAGATAGACTGAAGTCGACCTCCATTAACGGAGTCAAGCTATACCATGTTTCATCTGCACCCAACGTTGCGACTTGGCTAAACCCTAAGAAGCAACGAGCTCTCCGCAAAAACCCTC AGTATATGCAGAGAGTGGAGCTTATTCAGGATTTGAAGTTTGAGACTGCTACTACTAGAATCAAAGCTACTCCAGATGGAGAGTATCTGATTGCTTCAG GCATATATCCACCACAGGTCAAAGTTTATGAGCTAGGGCAGCTTGCTTTGAAGTTTGAGAGGCATTTGGACTCTGAGATTGTTGATTTCGAG GTATTAGATGATGACTACTCAAAGCTTGCCTTCTTATGTGCTGATCGTTCTATTCATCTACACGCCAAATACGGGAAGCACCACACTTTACGGATTCCAAG GATGGGGAGAGACATGACATATGATAACTGGTCTTGTGATCTGCTTTGCGCTGCTTCCTCACCAGATCTATACAGAATCAATTTGGAGCAG GGAAGATTTCTCTCTCCGCTCACCACTCAATCCCCGGCGCTGAATGTTGTTTCTCGAAG CAATCTCCATGGACTGGTTGCTTGTGGTGGTGAGGATGGTGCTGTGGAATGTTTCGATATGAGAATGAAATCATCTGCTGCTAGGATCAATGCGGTTACACATGGTGGTGATGCTGCTTCG GAGGTTACTGCTATAGAGTTTGATGATAGTGAAGGTCTTCAAGTAGCTGTTGGGAGTAGTGCCGGAAAG GTATTCATATACGACTTGAGAACTTCAGCTCCCATACATGTGAAGGATCACAT GTACGAGAGTCCAATTTTGAGTATTAAGTGGCAACGAACTCTTAATACTCAACAACCTAAGCTGATTACTACTGACAAGCAGATTGTTAGAATATGGGATCCGAATACT GGAGAAGGTATGACCAGCATTCAACCGAGTGGAGGTGGAATAAACGACATTTGTGTGTTCCCTGGAAGTGGACTAATGCTTCTGGCTCTAGACTCTAGCTTAATCCCATCTTACTTCATACCTGAGCTTGGTCCTGCCCCTAAATGGTGTTCTCCTCTTGAAAACCTAACG GAAGAGATGGAGGAAACTGGACAAACAACCATTTATGATAACTACAAGTTTGTGACGAAGGAAGATCTTGAGAAGTTGCAGATGACTCATTTGATTGGCACAGATCTTTTGAAAGCTCAAATGCATGGGTATTTTGTGAATCACAATCTATACAAAAAG GCTTTGACAGTGGCTGATCCTTTTGCGTATGATAAGTACTTAGAAGACAAGAAGCAAAAGAAACTAGAAGCAGATCGTAGCCAGAGAATCACA AAGAAGAGAAGGTTGCCAAAGGTTAACCGTGATCTCGCAGCCACCCTCCAAAACGAGGAGGATGCAGAAGAGGAAAAGAAGAGCGTTGGGGATGAGGAAGCTGCAAAGAAAGCGTCGAAGAAGAAGAAACTCGGACTTAGTGATGAGAACTTCACAGATGGTCGGTTTGGAGCTATGTTCCAAAATCCG GACTTCCAAATTGATCCGGAATCATATGAATATGGTGTCCTGCACCCTGTTGCTTCTTCTAAGAAGCAACCTTCTTTGTTAGATGAACACTTTGAAGCGGTAACAGATGACGACGAGAACAGCGACTCTGATGCATCACAAGGCTTAGACGACGAATCAGAAGATGGAAGACCAAGCAAGAAATCAAAAACTCCAAA GTTGTTTGAAGTGAAAGACGAGCGGCATGCGGAAGCTTTCCACCACCGTAGATCACTGGCTAAAGAGGACAGTCTTCCAATGGGCGAGCGTGTTAAGGCCCTAGAGAACCGGCGTGGCAACTTTGGAGACTCGAAAGATGTTAAGTTCGGCCCTGGAGGTTCAAGGGAGCTTTCTTTCAACGCTAGGCGCTCATCCACTTACAAAGAAGATAGAGACGATGAGGATGGAGACGGGCAAAGAAACAAGAGGAGAGGAGTTCAGTCTCTTGGACTGAAACAGGATGTTGTTAGAGGCGGTTTCAGAGGTAGAGGTAGTGGCGGTTTTAGAGGGAGAGGAGGTGGTGGTTCCCGGGGAAGAGGAGGAGGGGGACGTGGTGGTGGTGGTGGTTTCAGAGGAAGAGGTGGCCGTGGTGGTGGACGTGGCGGCAGAGGAAGAGGCCGGCAATAA